Within Deltaproteobacteria bacterium, the genomic segment AATTTCGCGGCCTCGAAACGGCTAAAATGGCGCGAGGACCCCACCAACGCCGACACGAATCTCGCGCGAAACGCGCTTCGCCACATCGTCCTTCCGGCGCTGCGGGAGATTCGGCCGGGTTGCGACGAGGTGCTGGCCCGTGCCGCCGAGATCGCCCGGCGCGAGGACGCGGCCCTGGACCGGGTCTTCCGCGACGTGCTCGCGTCCTGTGCGCGGCTCGAATCCGGCATCTGGGTCCTTTGCGTCGAGGCACTCTTGGCGACGGATATCGAACGCCGACGCGTGTTCTGGCACCGGTTTTTGTGGGAAATCGGCTCGAATCGCGTGGATCTGGACCTCGCCGACGACCTGGAACGGCTCATTTTCGCGGATCACCGTCAGCCGGGATTCCCGATCGGGTCGGACTTTTTCGCCCGCCGGGAGAGCTTCGTCATCACGATCGCCCCCGCCAGGACAGCCGCTCGCGGAGCGTGATCGTCGCGTTCGGTGGTCCCGATCGGATGATTTTCATCATCAATCCGCATTTTCATTTTAACAACCGTCGGTTTCCGCCGATAACTCCATTTGACGAATGGGGAGCTTGTCATGCTGGTCGTTCGCGATTGGTTTCCGGAAGAAAACTGGCTCAAGACCATGGAAAAACACTGGAAATCCCAGCCGGTGATCGTGGCCGTGGACGACGTGGTCGAGGACCTGTGGGCGCTGGACGCCCTGCTTGAAAACGACGGTTACAACGATGTGAGCCTCGTCGACGACTACACCCGCGCCATGGACCGCATCCGGTCGCAGAATCCCGACCTGCTGATGGTGTCCCTGTCGGCGTTCTGCGGGCGGGGGATCGAACTGATCGACCAGATCGCCCGTGACCCCTACCTCAAGGGCATCCCCCTCGTCGCGCTGTCGTCGTCCTCGGACAACGGCCTGCGCGCCAAAGCCTCGGCCCTGGGAGTGCTCGAGATCCTGCCCAAGCCCTACGACGCGGTGGAAACCTCCCTTCGGCTGCGCAACGTGCTGCGCGTCAAGGCGTTTCAGGACTTCCTGCAGGACGAAAACCGCATCGTCGAGGACCTCGTCCAAAACCGCACAAAGCTGCTTGTCCGCACCCGACTCGAGGTCATCCAGCGCCTCGCCAAGGCGGCGGAGTTCCGCGACAACGAAACCGGTCGCCACGTCATCCGCGTGGGGCTGTATTCGGCGCTCATGGGGCGCGGGCTCGGGCTGCCGCAGGACCAGGTGGACATGCTCGCCCACACGGCCCCCATGCACGACCTCGGCAAGATCGGCATCCGCGACGGCATCCTGCTCAAGGCCGGCAAGCTCACCGCCGAGGAATGGGACACCATGAAGACGCACACCCTCATCGGCTACGAGATGCTGATGGAACGCACGGCCACGCCCGCCGACGTCCGCTCCGTGCTCGGTGCGAAGTCCGAACACCTCGACGACAACCACTTGATTCGCACCTCGGCGATGATCGCGCTGACGCACCACGAGCATCTCGACGGCACCGGCTACCCCTTCGGACTTCGCGCCTACGAAATCCCGCTCGAAGGCCGTATCGTCGCGATTGCCGACGTCTATGACGCGCTCCAGTCCGAGCGCCCCTACAAGCGCGCGTTCCCCATGGAGAAGTGCCTCCAGATCCTGCGCGAATCCTCGGGCACGCACGTCGATCCGATGATCCTCGAGGTCTTCATGGAACATCTCGACGACGTTCGCCGCATACAGGACGAGTACGCCGAACCGCTCGGTGAGGCCGTCTGAGCGCGGTTTCCGCTCCCCATTGATCCCGGCCATATCGTCGCGAACATTCCTGCGCCAAAATGTCACATTTCCCGGATTGGGGGGCGGCATGACGGCGTGGATCGAATTCCAGGAAGGCGGACACGGCGGACCGGAGACGGAGCGTGCGCTGGACAACGTCCGACTGCGTCGCGGCAAGGTCGCGAACGTGTTTCGCGCGCAGGGTCTTCTGCCGCACACCATCGCCCCGCATCTCGATCTCTACACCGCGTTGATGTTCGGCCCGGGCCCGCTTTCGCGGGAGGATCGGGAACTCGTCGCCGTCGTCGTGTCGAGTTTCAACGACTGCGAGTACTGCGTGGCGCATCATTCGGAGGCGCTGCGCGGTTCGTGGCGCAACGACGAGCGCGTTCGCACGGCGGCGCGCGACTTCCGCCGTCTGCCTCTGCCGCGCAAGACGCAGCTTCTGCTCGAATACGCCGAGCAGCTCACGCACAAGCCGTTTTCGATGGATGTCTCGCTGATCGACGAACTGCGCGAGGCCGGGGCGGGCGACGACGAGATCCTTCAGGTCAATCTGATCACCGCGTATTTCAACTTCGTCAATCGCGTGGCACTCGGTCTCGGCGTGACGCACACCGACGAAGAGGTGTCGGGGTATCTCGACGAAGAGCGGTAACGCCCGCCGCACTTGGCCCCGCCCCGGTCTTCGTTGACGCTGCGCGGGATTTCCCCTAGGTTTTTCGCACTCCATCTCCACCCGCGCGGGGCGGTTCGGGGGCTCGGATGCGATCGTTTTCTTTGCGGATTTTCATCGGCCTGTTCGGGATTTTCGTGCTGGTTTCGGTCGCGGCCGCGGCCGGAGGAAAAGCCCCCGCGTTTTCGCTCAAGGACGCGTCGGGCAAGAGCTACGCCCTGGCCGATTACGCCGACAAAAAGGCCGTGCTCATGACGTTTTGGGCGAGCTGGTGCAAGCCGTGTTTGCTCGAAATGCCCATGATGGAAAAGATCTACCAGCAATACAAAGACCAGGGCTTCGAGATCCTGTCCATCAACACCGACACGGCGTCGGGCGTGCCCAAGGCCAAGCAGATCGTGGAGCGCAAGGCCGTCACCTATCCCGTTCTCTACGACACCGACTCCAACGTGACGGGAATCTACAACCAACAGGGCGCGTTCCCGTACACCGTGCTCATCAACGCGGCGGGCGAGATCGTGTACACGCACAAGGGATTCACGCCGGGCGACGAAAAGGAACTCGACGAGAAGATCCGCGCGGCGATCGGCGCGAAGTGACATGCGTGGCCGTACCGTCATCGTCCTCGTGGCGTGCATCGCCCTATCGGTCGGCGCCGCCGATGCGTTCGAGTGGCAAACCCCTGTCACCGACTCGTTCAACATCCTGAACAGCGCGAAATTTCTCTACGACCAGACCGCCGTGGACGAGGACGAGCGCTTCGGCGCGTGGATCAACCGCCTGAACCTCACGGCGATCAAGGGTCCGTTCACGGCCGGGGTGCGTTACGACACCGAGTTCTATTTCGAGAAGGAACAATACGCACTCAAGTACCTGCTCGAAAAGGCGTACGTGCAGTACCAGGACGGCATGTGGTTCGCGCGGGCGGGCGACTTCTACAACCGCATGGGCAGCGGCCTCGTTTTGTCGCTCACCAAGCGCGACGAATTCGGCCAGGACAACACGGTGCGCGGCGGCGTCGGCCAGTGGAGCGCCCGGGACGGTTACGTGGAGCTGCGCGCGCTGGGCGGCTTCGTCAACGAGGGCGACGACCTGTATTTCGAGCCCGCCCGAACGCGCGAAGAAGAGCCGGGCTTCGACGAGGAAGACACGGTGTACGGCGGGCAGATGGTCGCCGGCGTGCCGCGGTGGGGATTCGTTTCGGCCCGTTACGCCGGAGGAACACTTCGCTACGACGAGTCGCTGGGCGCGACGGCGCAGGAAGAGGACGACCCCTACCACGTGTTCGGCGTCGGCGCCGAGTGGCTGCAATTCGGCGGGCACGGTTCGTTCGCGGGCGAATATGCGTGGTATGAGTTGACCGACCAGAAGAAGGCCGTCGAGGACGTGGAGACCGAAGGCCGCGCGGCCTACGCGAGCCTGAACCTCAACTTCGGCCCGGTCACCTTCATCGGCGAGGGGCAGGACTATTTTCGATTCGCGTATCCGCACTGCGAGCCGCCGATTCTGGAGTTCGAAAAGCAGACCTTCGGGCACCTGCCCGATCGCACCGACATTCTCGGCGCTCGCGGGTTTCTCGAGGTCGAGGTTCCGGTGATCGACGTTTCGGTGTTCGGCAACTACTACCGCGCCGACCGGCACAATGCCGCGCCGGGCGATCTCGCCGCGCACTACGAGGCCGAGGACCTGGAGCAGTGGGTCGAGCACTCGTACGGCGGCGTTGAAAAGCAGTTCGCGAACGGCGCGTACGTGATGGGCAGCGGCGGTTACCGCGAGGAGCCCGAGGGCCGATGGCTGCACGGCGAGTTCGACGCGGGCGCGCCCGTGGCCGCCGAACACGAACTCACCATCGAGTCGCGCTGGAAGGACTTTTCCGGCATGGCGATTTATATGGGCACCGAGTACGGTTCTTACTCGGTCGCGCCGACATGGAACTGGGCGTCGCGACTGTCGGTGACGGGCCGGTACGAGCACTCGGACGAGCCGCTGTCGTCCGGGTCCGGACTCTCGCGCGAGACCAAGGACGATCCCGAGTTCTGGTCGGGCGAGGCGACGATCACGGCGGGCACGCACGTCGATGTCACGCTGTTCTATGGGCGCATCAAGGGCGGGCTCGTCTGTTCGGGCGGCGTATGCCGCGAGGTCCCGCCCTTCGACGGCGCGCGGGCCGATCTGACACTGAAATTCTAGGCCGAGAACTTATTTGGAGTGAATCATGACCATGCGTTTTGCGAACAAGGTCGTGGTGGTGACGGGCGCGAGCCGGGGCATCGGGCGCGAGGTGGCGCTGCGTTTCGCCGCCGAGGGCGCGAAGGTCGTGTTGGTCAGCCGCAAGCTCGACGCGCTCGAGACCGTCGCGGGCGAGATCCGCGCGGCGGGCGGCGAGGCGGCGGCCGTCGCTTGCCACGTCGGCGAGGTCGCGAAGATCCCCGAGGCGGTCGCGGCGATCAAAGCCGCGTATGGGCGCATCGACGTGCTCGTGAACAACGCGGCGACCAACCCCATCTTCGGGCCGTCGCTCTTCGCCGAGGAATCGGCCTTCGACAAGATCTTCGCCGTCAACGTGAAAGGTCCGTTCTTTTTGTGCAAGGAAACTTTGCCGACGTTTCAGGAGCAGGGCGGCGGCGTGATCGTCAACATCGCGTCCACGGCGGGGCTTGTTCCCATGCCGGGGCTCGGCGTGTACTCGGTCAGCAAGTCGGCGCTCATCGGCCTCGGCAAAATGCTTGCGTCCGAGTGGGCGCCGTTTCACGTGCGCGTCAACACGGTCTGCCCGGGCCTCATCAAGACGAAGTTCTCGCAGGCGCTGTGGGGCACCGACGAGATCCTGAGTCAGGTGATTGCCATGCAAAAGGTCCAGCGCCTCGGCCGGCCCGAGGACGTGGCCGGGGCGGTGCTCTTTCTCGCCTCCGACGACTCGGCGTTCATGACCGGACAGACCATGGTCGTCGACGGCGGCGTGCTGTAGGGCCGCGCGGCGCGATGCACCGACACGAAACCGACATCGACCGAATCCGCCGGGAATGCCGCGACTTCCTGCGGCAGCACTCCCTGCTCACGTGGTATCACCGCACGCAGGGCTCGACGAAAGACACCACCGGCGTGTACGCCGAGCACGAGCACCTCTTCACCTCCGAGACATTGGCGGTCGTCGTCGCGGCGATGAACGCTTCGAGCGAGGGCCCGGAGCGCCGGGCGCTCGAGTACCTGCACGCGTACCTGATGCAGGAAACGATCTACGCCGAGACGCCGGAGCTCGACGACGCGATCGGGAATTTTCTCGGCAACGCCGTCTTCCTCATCGACGGGCAGGAGTACGACTTTCAGGAGCTTTCCTCGCTGCTCGGCCGCGAACCCGACCCCGCGCGTCGCGCCGATCTCTCGCACGCCGCCACGCCGATTCTGCGCGACCTGCAGCCGCGAATGATCGAGAAGATCCGACGGCACGAAGAGCTGGCGCGCTCCTTCGGACTTCCGGGATATATCGAATTGTCGGAGCGATTGCGCGCGACGTCGTTCGCAACGCTCGCGGAACAGGCCCGCGCGTTTCTCGACGACACGCACGCCGCGATGCACCGCCTGCTCGAGTGGGCCGTGCCGCGCCGACTGGGGATTGCCGTGACCGGGCTGCGCCGTCCGGATTTGCCCGCGCTGCTTCGCCATCCCCGCGCCGATGCGTTCTTTCCTCGCGAGGGCATCGTCGCGGTGATGGACCGGTTCCTCGACCAGCTCGGCATCGACCCGGGCGTGGTCATCATCGACGATGAGGACCGACCGAAAAAGAACCCGCGCGCGGCATGTTTTCCCATCGACGTGCCCGGTGACGTGCGCATCTCGATCAAGCCGGGCGGCGGGCTCGAAGACTACACGACCTGGTTTCACGAAATGGGCCACGCGATGCACTTCGCGCACACGGCGACACCCGTCTTCGAGTTTCAACAGCTCGGGCCGAGCGCCGTCAGCGAGGCGTTCGCGTTCCTGTTCGAATCGGTGTTCGAATCGCGATATTTTCTGCGCGAGGAGATGGGGCTCTCGGTCGAAGCCGTCGAGGAGACCGCGCGCCACGGCGCGTTCGTCAAGCTCTACATGGTCCGCCGACATTGCGCGAAGCTGCTCTACGAACTCGACCTGTTCGGCGGGGTCATGGACCCGCGCGACTCGTACCGCCGCCATCTGTCGCGCGCCTACGGTATCGACCTGACCGCCGAGGACGCCGAGCGATTCCTGCTCGACATGGACGATTTTTTCTACTGCGCCGACTACCTGCGGGCATGGTTTCTCGAATCGCAACTCGAACGCGCGCTCACCTCGCGATTTGGCGAGCGTTGGTATCGAACCGTCGAGGCCGGGACGTTTCTGAAGGATCTGTGGAGCCGCGGTTCACGCGAAACGGCGGAGGAGATCGCGGCGAGCATCGGCGACCACGGCGTCACGCCGCACGCGCTGGTGGCACGGTTGACGTCGGCCGCGGCCGAGGGTGGGATCGGCGAATGAGCCCCGTGAAACTCCCTCCGCCGTGCATGGAATTCCTCAACTCGGAACTGATCGAGGCCGGCGAGGGGCGGGCGCGAATCCGCTTCGTTCCGGACGAACGCATGGAAAATCCGTACGGCGTTATCCAGGGCGGTATCCTCGCGGCGATGCTCGACAACACCATCGGCCCGGCGGTCGCGTTCACGCACCCCGACCGCGCGTCGTCAACGATCCATCTCGCCGTGAACTTCCTTCGGTCCGTGCGCGCGGGTGAGGTCATCGTCGGTACCGCCGAGGTCGTGAAGAGCGGCCGCCGCCAGGTGTACGTCGAAGCGCAGCTCGAACGTGAGAGCGACGGCGCGCTGCTCGTGCGTGCGTCGGCGACCAACGTTTTCATGGACCTGCCGGACGGCGGCGGGAAGCCGCCCGCGAATATGTGAAGAAACCCGCACGAATCGGCTATCGCGCGCGCAATTGATGCGCGTCAATGCGACAATTCCCATTCGCGCGAAAATGCCCACGTCAACCTCGAAGCCCGAGACGGGCGGAATTCAAACAGCGGAGAAGCCATGAGCGAACTCATCAACAACCGCGAACACCGCATCGAAACGATGAAGACCGTCATCCGCCACCTGCACGCGGGAAAGCCCGCCGATGAAGTGCGCGGCATGCTGCGCGACCTGGTGCGCGAGACCGACGCGACCGAGATCGCCGCGATGGAGCAATCGCTGATCGGCGACGGCATGCAGATCGAGGAAGTGAAGTCGATGTGCGACCTGCACTCCGCCGTGCTGCGCGAGGTGATGGTCGAGCGTCAGGAGGCCGTGCTCGTCCCCGGCCACCCGGTGCACACGTTCAGGGCGGAAAACGACGCCTTGCGCGGCGTGATCGGGCGGATGCGCGAGATTCAGCAGCGCATCGTGGACAGCCCCGACGACGCCCCCGTGGATGCTCAACTCATCGCGTCGTGGCGTGGCGCGGCGAACGAACTGGCTGACGTCGAGAAGCATTACGCACGCAAGGAAAACCTGCTGTTTTCGTTCCTCGAGGGCCACGGCATCACCGGTCCCTCGAAGGTGATGTGGGCGAAAGACGACGATGTGCGCGCGCTGGTGAAGAACCTCCACGAAGCCCTGCGTGCGGGCGAAGCCACCCTCGCCGAATGGAAGCTCGTCGTCTGGGGCGTCGCCGAACCGACGCTCGCGGCGATGGAGGAGATGTTCTTCAAGGAAGAGAACATCCTGTTCCCGCTCTCGATGTCCACGCTGACCGACGACGAGTGGGGGCAGGTGTACGCGCAGTCGCCGGAATACGGCTGGTGCCTCGTCGCACCCGAAAGCGGATACACGCCGCCCGAACCGAAGCACCCCGATCAGGTGCATCAGGTGCCCGCGGGCAAGTCGATCACGTTCCCCTCGGGGCATCTCACGTTCGAGCAGTTGCTCGGCCTCTTCATTGCGCTGCCCGTCGATCTGACCTTCGTCGATGCCGACGACCGTGTGCGTTTCTTCTCGGAAGGACCCGACCGCGTCTTCGCGCGCAGCCGTGCGATCATCGGGCGGCTCGTGCAGCACTGCCATCCGCCCAAGAGCGTCGACATGGTCGAGCGCATCCTGCACGACTTCAAATCCGGGACGCAGAGCGTTGCCGAGTTTTGGATCGAAATGCACGGGAAATTCGTCCACATTCGCTATTTCGCGGTGCGCGACGAGAAGGGGGCCTATCAGGGCACGCTCGAAGTCACGCAGGACCTCACGCGGCTTCGCGCTCTGACGGGAGAGCGCCGGCTGCTGCAATACGACAGCGCTCCCGCCGGGAGTCCGTCATGAACGCGGCGCGCAGTGAAATTCTCGCGACGACCCGAGTGGGCGCGCTGCTCGACGCCTATCCCGAACTCGAAGCGGAACTGCTCGACATCTCGCCCGCGTTCTCGAAGCTGAAAAACCCCATCCTGCGCAAGACGGTCGCCAAGGTCGCGACGCTGCGCATGGCGGCGGAGATGGCCGGCGTGCCGGTCGGCGAACTCGTGAACCGGCTGCGTCGCGCGGCCGGGCAGGGCGAGACGACGGTCGAATCGGCCGCGCCCGTGGATGACGACGCGACGTGGATCGCCGCCGTGCGCGAGGTGCATCGCTTCGACGCCGAGGAGATGCTGTCGCGCGGCGAGCACCCGCTGGAGCCGGCGATCGACCGTGCTGCGTCGCTCCAGGCCGGCGAGGCGATCGTCGTCGCAAGCCCGTTCCGCCCCGATCCGCTGATCGACGCCTTCCGCAAGAAGGGCTATCGCGTGGCGTGCCGTCAGGTCGAAGCGTCGGCTTTTGAGACGTGGATCTCGCCCAAGGGAACGAATGGCGCGGGCTGAAACGGAAAGAACAATAAAATGTTTGACACGGGGTGAATATGGTGAGATATTGGTGAAAAGGAGGAACGATCATGAAATCAAGGCTGGCGCGACGAGCTAGGGTTCGGTTCATCTGCCTTGTCAGTTTCCTTCTTCTCAACTCATCTCTCGCGCTGACCCAAGCGCAGGATCAGGCAATTCCCGCCCTGACGCGCGACCCCGAAATTCTGGCGCGTCTCGACGATGCCGCGCCGAATGCCCACCACGCCGAGGCGGCCTATTATTCCGAGAAGATTTTCGATGTGAACGGTAATTTTTACCGCGACGACGTGGAAGGCGCACTCTGGGGATCGGACGAAAGCGGCGAGCCGCAAAGGTTGGATGACGCCCGGACAACGGATGGCGGCTTCGAGTTCATTCACGTTGCGGGGACTGATCCCATTGCCGACGAAAAAGGGAGAGTACGGATATCGCGCGTTCACGGCGTTGACGCCGGCGGACTCGCAGCGCTGGACCGCAAGGGACTACGAGTCGTTTCTCCGCGAGTCAGGTCTTTCCGAAGACGAAATCGCGCGACGTGTTCAGAACTTCAACCGCCCGACCCCGAATGGATTCACAGCGGATTCCGACAACTCGCCGTTGATGCCAGAATTCCTGGCCGAACTTGAGAAGATGCCACTCGACGAGCCCGTTCGAGTGATGATCCGCCTGAAGTATCAGCCGGAACTCTCCCTTCCGCGACCCGATCTGACCTACGACGAGGATTATCCGGAATTTGCTCTCGAAATGGAGCTTCGCCGCGCGGAAGCCATCGACGACCGTATCGCGGAGATGGACTCGCTCCAACAGGATCTCGTCGAGGAGCTTCTCGCATCCGGTGCCGAGGACATCGTTCAGTTGTGGATCATCAACGCGGTCGCGGCGACTGCGTGCGTCGAGACTATCCTTAGCGTTAAGGAGAGGCATGATATCGAGGCTATATCCGAATATTCCGAGGCAGTAAACGATTCAACCGTCGTAAAACCAACATGGGTGCGAACCAATACCCATGGCGAAATGTTTCGAGACTATGATTTTGACGGCTCAAGATATTCGAGTCGAGGATTTAGCAGAATTACAGTCGGTGTATTGGAGTCCGCGTTTTTCGAAACCGATCATGATGCTTTTATGGACAATCAGTCGGCTAGTAGAATTTTTGGTAAAGTAAACTGTAATTGCATTGTGCCAGTCGAGGGCACCTTCTGCCAAGATTGGGTTCTCGAACCCGACGACGGTTGCATTTTAAACGGTCCATATTGTTTTGACGATCATCGCGACTACTGTTTCTTGGAATCACCCCCAGTGCCAGAAAACAGTTCAGATTATGTTAGATACGTAAAAGACAATTTTCATGCTACGTCCGTAATGGG encodes:
- a CDS encoding HD domain-containing protein, with translation MLVVRDWFPEENWLKTMEKHWKSQPVIVAVDDVVEDLWALDALLENDGYNDVSLVDDYTRAMDRIRSQNPDLLMVSLSAFCGRGIELIDQIARDPYLKGIPLVALSSSSDNGLRAKASALGVLEILPKPYDAVETSLRLRNVLRVKAFQDFLQDENRIVEDLVQNRTKLLVRTRLEVIQRLAKAAEFRDNETGRHVIRVGLYSALMGRGLGLPQDQVDMLAHTAPMHDLGKIGIRDGILLKAGKLTAEEWDTMKTHTLIGYEMLMERTATPADVRSVLGAKSEHLDDNHLIRTSAMIALTHHEHLDGTGYPFGLRAYEIPLEGRIVAIADVYDALQSERPYKRAFPMEKCLQILRESSGTHVDPMILEVFMEHLDDVRRIQDEYAEPLGEAV
- a CDS encoding peroxidase-related enzyme (This protein belongs to a clade of uncharacterized proteins related to peroxidases such as the alkylhydroperoxidase AhpD.) → MTAWIEFQEGGHGGPETERALDNVRLRRGKVANVFRAQGLLPHTIAPHLDLYTALMFGPGPLSREDRELVAVVVSSFNDCEYCVAHHSEALRGSWRNDERVRTAARDFRRLPLPRKTQLLLEYAEQLTHKPFSMDVSLIDELREAGAGDDEILQVNLITAYFNFVNRVALGLGVTHTDEEVSGYLDEER
- a CDS encoding TlpA family protein disulfide reductase, translated to MRSFSLRIFIGLFGIFVLVSVAAAAGGKAPAFSLKDASGKSYALADYADKKAVLMTFWASWCKPCLLEMPMMEKIYQQYKDQGFEILSINTDTASGVPKAKQIVERKAVTYPVLYDTDSNVTGIYNQQGAFPYTVLINAAGEIVYTHKGFTPGDEKELDEKIRAAIGAK
- a CDS encoding SDR family oxidoreductase, with translation MTMRFANKVVVVTGASRGIGREVALRFAAEGAKVVLVSRKLDALETVAGEIRAAGGEAAAVACHVGEVAKIPEAVAAIKAAYGRIDVLVNNAATNPIFGPSLFAEESAFDKIFAVNVKGPFFLCKETLPTFQEQGGGVIVNIASTAGLVPMPGLGVYSVSKSALIGLGKMLASEWAPFHVRVNTVCPGLIKTKFSQALWGTDEILSQVIAMQKVQRLGRPEDVAGAVLFLASDDSAFMTGQTMVVDGGVL
- a CDS encoding PaaI family thioesterase, coding for MSPVKLPPPCMEFLNSELIEAGEGRARIRFVPDERMENPYGVIQGGILAAMLDNTIGPAVAFTHPDRASSTIHLAVNFLRSVRAGEVIVGTAEVVKSGRRQVYVEAQLERESDGALLVRASATNVFMDLPDGGGKPPANM
- a CDS encoding DUF438 domain-containing protein — protein: MSELINNREHRIETMKTVIRHLHAGKPADEVRGMLRDLVRETDATEIAAMEQSLIGDGMQIEEVKSMCDLHSAVLREVMVERQEAVLVPGHPVHTFRAENDALRGVIGRMREIQQRIVDSPDDAPVDAQLIASWRGAANELADVEKHYARKENLLFSFLEGHGITGPSKVMWAKDDDVRALVKNLHEALRAGEATLAEWKLVVWGVAEPTLAAMEEMFFKEENILFPLSMSTLTDDEWGQVYAQSPEYGWCLVAPESGYTPPEPKHPDQVHQVPAGKSITFPSGHLTFEQLLGLFIALPVDLTFVDADDRVRFFSEGPDRVFARSRAIIGRLVQHCHPPKSVDMVERILHDFKSGTQSVAEFWIEMHGKFVHIRYFAVRDEKGAYQGTLEVTQDLTRLRALTGERRLLQYDSAPAGSPS
- a CDS encoding DUF1858 domain-containing protein, coding for MNAARSEILATTRVGALLDAYPELEAELLDISPAFSKLKNPILRKTVAKVATLRMAAEMAGVPVGELVNRLRRAAGQGETTVESAAPVDDDATWIAAVREVHRFDAEEMLSRGEHPLEPAIDRAASLQAGEAIVVASPFRPDPLIDAFRKKGYRVACRQVEASAFETWISPKGTNGAG